The sequence TATATTTTACAGCAGAATGAGGGAATCTCTTATGCCAATCGTCATTTCCAACAGCTCTGTCGAGATAACATCTAACAGTTGATCCTCCCACTCTCTTTCCCACCCATGATAGCATGTTCCTAGTAAATGGAAACTTCAGCATACTACAATCGCTCAACATCTTTATAAAAGATAGAAACGAGCTATCAGGGTattgtcttcttccttctttttcATTATAACATGTGATTATATTTcattaataattttaagaatCTTCGTAATGACACGTGGTTACAAAACGAAGTTacaatgtttctcaattaatatatagaagaTAAACAACActctcatatttttttaaccATCTCACTTATTGTTTATGTAGTATTACAAATGTACAATGAATCCGACGTTATTTTACCTCAACAGTGGTGAAAGGAAATCATGCTTTGCAATTGCACAATTGCATcccttttattaatttatgtatccaaGGATCAGATATTGGTTTTCATTTTCTCAAGGAAATATGAATATGTCATGGCAGATATCAAATGGTTATGGGTTTAAAAGTTGTGTTTCTGAGTAGAATCAGAAAAATACATAGATAAGCGTAACATCAAAGTATGGAACCATTTAAATCTTATATATCACAACACTCATCTAATGATAATAGGCATATATTACATACAGGGAGGAGACACATGCCATGGAATTGCCGCTAAACCGTTCAACCTTGGATTTTAATATTTAGCGAAATTTGTCAATAACCTCACCACACTTGCAGGGGACCCGTCAAGGCTCTCACAAATTACAAATATGGTTTGAAATTTGTTtaggttatatatattataataaatataatcagAATCTTTGGCAAAGATATGAATCGAAGAGATTCCAACAAGCTTTCTTCCTCTGTTGGATTCGTTGTTGGATCCGTGCGCCACGTATGGGTGTCGGATCATCGATCTTGTGCAACAGATTCCACATGATGTGTATGTCTTCGTACTCGCAAGAACTCACATCGTTTTGTAACCTCAAGAGTCCTGCAACACACGCGAAGATTCATCACTTTGTTGTTTGGCAAGAAcaagaaaatatgttttttaagaaGAGCCAAATCTGAATTTTAATCCAAACCAAATAGAAGATTCTGAATTACAATTCAAATCTTCTACCGACAGTTTCAAGAAGCACATAATAAGACAAAATCTAATCTTAACTATGATGAAAAACATGGAGACAAATTTGAAactgattttatgtttattttttcttctcaatGAGATGAAACAGAAACAGAGCGAGAGATGATCATCAGACGGTGGAGGGAGGATCGGAGCCTACCGCTGTGGCGGAATCCGACGCGAACGGTGAAACGATTCCAGATGCGCCGCGCGGGGAACGCCATCGTGTTCCACCACTCTCGCCATCTCAGGCCGGCCATATGAGAGAGCTTGCAAAGACAGGagagaagagggagagagaagagagagagagaagagactgTACAACAAACCCAACTCCCGAAACTGACGTTTTAAGCAATAGCTTCAATTAAATAGACGGAAAAGACAGGTATGGACCGTGTGGTAGTCATTTTATAATGACTTATTGTTCCTTAGCTTCTAAATTCACAGACTAATAAAATTGTGTTATTTTAAATTCGAcatcttttatataaaaaaaaaatactatcaaattatattatttttaaaataaaaaaatagaaataaataaataaatagtaataattataaaaaaaaaaatttaatatcatcaagaaaaaactaaacgctaaatcctaatcattaaactctaaatcctaaaactTAAATCTTTATGTAAATCTTAAACCTTTAGATAAATCGTAAAcattaaatcaaaaacactaaacactaaaacactcgagggtttaggatttagggttttagtgtttaatgtttttgatttagagtttatgatttatccaagggtgtAGGATTTACCCaaaagtttagggtttcggatttaagatttaggatctaggatttatggtttagtgttttgctgatgacgttaaaaatattgttctttaaattatttttatgtaactatttttttcttttacctttttattttaaaaacgttATATAACATGAcaataattcattttattttttaaaagatatcaaatttaaaatagtaaaattctattggttggtgaacctagaagtTCATCCCTAAAATGTAAACTcaagaataactattttataattggtctcagtaataaacattttaacgaaaataaaatatcagcCATTTCCTTTCTGGTATGttcttaattaaataaattaatgctATACGAATACTGAATAAAATTATGCAAAGATAAAGTTTCCAAAGGGAGTATAAGAATATCATTTGTTCTTTTGGATAAAATAGAGATACTCGAGTTAATTTTGTTATcctctttattatttattttaaaaatatcatatttgaaatcatattttattgaaaaactgttgaaatttaatatctatttaaaaataaaatcatttcaaatttttgaatgtatttccaattttgtttttgaatatttaagtatcagaattttaattagttcaaaacacatatttatctaaaaacaaaaattataaatattctcaaatatgaaacttttaatttttataaattaactaTGTTGACAGTGGTATTTTGTAAGAACAGTTCAAAAAATAGTATTGACAGtatttattagttaaaagtgtattgattaataattttttatccaaATTTAGTTCAgagaaaatttattattttataaaatattcatttataatgtatatttttgcCGCCTCTATTATCTAATACagaaattaaaatacttttcAGTTACTTTTTAcagttcaaacaaaaaataaattttccagTTGTCTATATTTATAAGTTGAGAGGGAAATTAAAAAATCGCTAGAGGAAGGAAGTAGGAGAGGAGGCCAACCTATTGACCAACTGCGTCTGTATGCTTTAGGCATGCTGGCGTCAGAAACCTCGATTAGATTTGCGCCACGTATAGAGAATCAAAGTGGGTCCTTTGTCGAGTGAACGATTgtgataatttttttgtttgtcaagTGTCACCGATTATGACAATTATATATCAAACTGTCGGTAGGTCTTGATTGTTCCCACGTGGAGATCTCTTGATGGCTTTAGATTTCAAGATggtttttaattctttttcagTGGAGAAAtgacgaaaaacaaaatatctaatgttatttctttttgtttattcagTAAATATCTCGTGTTCAAATTTTGTTGAAGAACAAGACAAAAGTGACAAAAGCAAacgaaattttttattaaaattatcttTAGGAAAGGCTGATGACTTCTTGGCCACCATCAAGGGGATGTTTTATGATCGAAGGCAAATGACATAAAGTATTGCCTAAAGTTCGTTTCG is a genomic window of Brassica napus cultivar Da-Ae chromosome A2, Da-Ae, whole genome shotgun sequence containing:
- the LOC125587959 gene encoding uncharacterized protein LOC125587959, coding for MAGLRWREWWNTMAFPARRIWNRFTVRVGFRHSGLLRLQNDVSSCEYEDIHIMWNLLHKIDDPTPIRGARIQQRIQQRKKACWNLFDSYLCQRF